ATTTATCACTTCCTGTATATAGTTTCAGGGCTTCTGAACAAGCCCCACTTATGGTACTATGCCCAGAAACATAACTAGGAAATGGAGGACACAAAAAAGTTTCGGGTGAATAAGGTCGCCACTCCTGCCCTTTCATCTCCATCATTCCTTTTTCTGGACCTCCCCAAGCTTTGATAACCTGATCCTCGTAGTATTGGTGAACTAGGGCATAAGGTCGAGCAAAATCGTAATACATTTTTGATTCCCAAGAAGCAATGAATGCATCCATTGCGGTAACTTGATTGAGGAAATACATTTTGACATCTTCATCCAATGTATGGTTATCTCTTCTCGAAACATCTTGTGCAAAATTCAACCAGTGACCTGCCTGCTGAACAGATTTTGGTCCATCGCGCATAAACTCAACCAATGCCCGCTGTTCGTCGGTTAAATTGGCTTGTAGTTCAATCACTTCCTGCACCTCTTTTTCCAATTGTTCTGAACCTATCATTGGTGGAGGGCCTGGTCTGAACTGATCTGATGATTTCAAAGCAATTGGTTTGACTTTATCCCAAAAAGGTGTCAAACAACCAGGTGCGAACTTACCTCCTTTCCCATCTGAAAAATACTTGGGTTGCCAGCGATTGGGATCTACATTTTTATCTACTGAATTGACAGGTTGGTAACCTGCATAGTCAAAATAAGGCTGCCCATTGGAGTTTTCTTCTTCGCCATACTGATTCGCCCCATCGTGTTTTCTTGCTTCAATAACAGCTTGGGCGGCCAAATTTCCAATTCCTTCTGGCGTAGTAGCATCCATGGAGTGATTGTTGGGATCAAATCCCAATTCCTTCATAAACTGCTCAAAAAGCACACTATCGGAGTAATAATACTCATTCATCGCTCTAAGTGCAGCATAACTTATCGCAATTTCTTTGTTTTTGAGTGTTTGCTCACTTTCGGGTCGTCTCTCCACATTTGTAAGATATACAGGTGTTGAAGTGGAGTCATATCTCGACCACGCATCAAAAACTGCTGTGAAAATTAGACCCAAATAACGTGAAGTGATGGTAGGACGAGGCTTGAATTTTTCGGTATCATTTGCAGTTGCCGTTAGAGCTATTTCACCCCATTTGTAAGCGATATTGTCTGTTCCTCTGGGTTCTTCTTCGGTAATTCCACTCTTTGCAGAGTCAGATTTTTGATGGTTCGCATCTTTACATCCGTTTAGGAGGAATATACCTAAGAGTGCTATAAATATTAATTTATTCATTTGTGATATTTTTATTTTCAAGAAAAATACGGGTAGTATTTATATAATAAAATGTATGAAAAGTAAATAATTTGTATGGATTAATAGATATCAATCTTTCCGCACAAGGTAAGGAAAAATTGAAATAGTAGCAACCCTCAAATAGGTAGGTTATATTGAACAATTAACTAAGTAAATAAAATATTTTATTTATATTACAATGACTATGAATTACTTAATTACATAAAAATAAATATCGGATGTCTTTTTTTGAGAACTATTCTAAGAACACTTTACACAACTAACCTGAAAAGTTTCTATTTAACAAATAATTAAAATAATAAATTAATCATAATTTATAAAAATCTATTTCAAATTACTCTTCTATACTTTCAAAGTAAAACAACCAAGTTTATTTTTAATGAAATTTTTGATATTTAGTACTTCTCAAAATCGTCTCCAATATTCAAGTAAGTGTTGAAGAATCAATTTTACACACAATTCATTGACCTTTATTCCTGTTGGCAAAGAATGAAGTGTTAAAGTTGGATTTTAAGACAGTAAAGAAAGGATCAGAAGAAGGTAAAAAAGACATTTGTGTAAAATAAGTTCGTTAAGAGCAAGGGACTTACAAATAGAGTTATCTATATTAATTTGTGTTATAAAATGCTGTATAGCAAATTATTTTATGGGAGTTACAAATAAATCCGCAGCAATATTAAAGCTAATTCCCTGCCGCCACCTTCAATTTTTTTGCCAACAAAAGACCTATTAAGCTAATGCCAATAGACAAATAACCTACCAAATGATAGCCTGATAAAGTCCCCGATCCATTGTCGACCACCAATGCGCCACTAATGATAGAAGCCAAGAAAATTCCCAACTGCTGGAAAGCCGACTTGACACTCATAAAACTACCTCGATTTTTGGGTCCTACACTTGCCGTAATCATTGCTTGAGGAGGAATCATTCGACCGCTACCCAATATAAAAAATAAGGTTGTAGCGATAAGTGCTACAAGAACGGGTATAGGAGGCATATTGGTAATCAACAAAACAGGTATAAAAGAAATAATCATCAATGCATAGAACAACTTCAATGCACCAAAGCGATCGGTTAATTTACCAATTATAGGGGCAGAAAAAACAGTAGCCAGACCGCCTGCAAAATACATCCAAGTGATTTGCCCTTGCGTAAAGCCTACATTGCGAATCATATAAGGTGCAATGAACGGAATGATGATGAAATGACCCAAAACCAATATAATACCCAAAAGCAAAGCATACAGTTGATTGGAGTCTGTTGTGATGTCGGTAACTACGCTTATCAGAGATTTATTCTTAACCCTGTGCTGCAAATGTTCCGTCATTACAGGAAAACGAAGCACTATTTGGGTGAGAATGATGATCCCTGTGCCAGATACAAACAAAAATGGTGCATACCAATCAAATTTTTCTGCCAGAAATAAGCCCAAAGGAACACCCAAAGCGGCAGCGGCTGAAAAGGCCGCAGTCAAAATGCCCATTGCTGAGCCGCGTCGTTCAAAAGGATAAATATCGCTGACCACCGACAAAACCAAAGCACCAATCATACCTCCAAATATGCCTGTGGTGAATCGAATAATTAAAAAACTGACATAACTAAAAGCAAATGCACACAAAAAAGTCCCAATTGTGAATCCACAATAAATAAATAATAGGGCTTTTTTTCGGTCAAAACGGTCAATCAGAAACATACCTGTCAGGCTTGAAAAAAATGCACCCAAAGCATAAGAAGAAACCAACCAACTAAATTGCTGCGGACTTATATCATAAAGTTTCATAAAAACATCACCTAAAGGCATCATTATCATTACATCTACAATATTGGTGAAGTTGATAGTCGCCAATAGAAATAAAATAAACCGTTCTTGTTTCATAAAGTAAATCATTGAAGCTCTAAAGCTCAAACTAAGGTTGAATGAGTAGGATGAATATTTGAAAAATAGATTATTTTGCGCCTTATTCGGTATAGGCTGCAAACTATCACAAACAAGATGAAGCAAACAATGTTTTCAGACGATGGTTATTTGCAATTTTTTACGTACATTTGCACCGCTTTTTAAAAAACTAAAATTTTCGTTCCTTGAATCATTTATTAGAACGGAATAGTGGGACATTGAAGACTTTTAACATCCCTTTTATGGGGCTGAAAAAAGGAGTTCATCAGTTTCAGTATATTATTGATTCCAGTTTTTTCAAAGAATTTGAACATTCCCCTATTGAAGAAGGTGTGTTAGAAGTTGATTTAGAATTCAATAAAAAACACAATTTCTTTGAATTGGATTTTCAAATTGAAGGAAAAATAAAAGCAGAGTGTGATAGGTGTTCCGATGACTTTAATTTGGGAGTTGATGTTGAAGATCAAATAATTATTCAAATTCAACAAGCGGAAAATATATCAGACGAACGTGATTTGGATATCTTGAGCATACCAACTGATAGCATAGTTATCAATGTAGCCCATCTAATCTACGAAATCATTGTTTTGTCATTGCCGATTCGAAAGAATTGCAGCGATGATAGTATAGACGGAAAGAAGTGCAATGCGAAGATTATAAAGATTTTGAAAAAAAATCAACATTCAGAAGAAAATGTAACCGATCCTCGCTGGGAAGCACTTTTAAAATTAAAAGATAATAATAATAATAACTAATCCTTTAAATAGTTTAAAATAATGGCACATCCTAAGCGGAAAATCTCCAAAACAAGAAGAGACAAGCGTAGAACACACGTGAAAGCAGTAGCACCTACACTTGCAAAAGATTCAACAACCAACCAAACACACCTCTTTCACAGAGCTCATTGGTATGAAGGTAAACTTTACTACAAAGGTCAGTTGGTGATTGACAATGTTTCGGAATAAGCTCTGAAACTCACTGTCTATTCAATAGTGCCACGACTGATATGCTCATTAATCGTGGCACAATTTTTTTGTAATTCACTTATTTACAGAATTTTATCGCATGTCCAAACAATTAGCAGCCATCACTGGTGTTCATGGTTACCTGCCAGACTATGTATTGACGAATAAAGAATTAGAGCAAATAGTAGATACCAACGACGAATGGATTGTGACGAGAACAGGTATCAAAGAGCGTCGAATATTGAAGGGCGAAGGCTTAGGGACTTCCGATATGGCAGTAGAAGCAGTAAAAGGATTGCTAGAAAAGCGAAATCTGCAACCTACGGACATAGATTTGTTGATTTGTGCAACAACTACACCTGATATGTTTTTTCCCAGCACTGCTAATTTGATATGCCACAAAATTGGTGCTGCACCTGCCGGAAGTTTTGACATATTAGCGGCTTGTTCAGGATTTCTATATGCATTGTCAGTTGGCGCAAAATTCATAGAGTCAGGCACTTATCGCAGAGTTGTTGTAGTCGGTGCTGATAAAATGTCTTCAATTGTAAATTACGAAGACCGCACAACTTGTATTATTTTTGGAGATGGTGCTGCAGCAGTGCTTTTAGAGCCAGCTCAAGAAGGTGTGGGGATTAAAGATGAAATATTGCGTTCAGACGGATCGGGTGCCAAACATTTACACATGAAAGCGGGCGGTTCTAAACGTCCTGCAAGTATCGAAACAGTTACGAATAAAGAACATTATATCTTCCAAGATGGGAAAGCAGTGTTTAAATTTGCAGTGAAAAATATGGCAGATGTATCTGCTGAAATCATGGAACGCAACAATTTGACGGGGGAAGATGTCGCATGGTTGGTTCCGCATCAAGCCAATAAACGCATTATTGATGCTACTGCACGTAGAATGGGATTGACCGAAGATAAAGTAATGCTCAATATTGAACGCTATGGAAATACAACTGCGGCAACGATTCCTCTTTGTTTGTGGGATTGGGAAAAAGAGTTGAAGCGAGGCGACAATATTATTTTAGCTGCCTTTGGAGGTGGTTTTACATGGGGAGCTGTTTACCTTCAATGGGCATACAATTCCTAAGAAATTAGAAAAAATAACATAAAAATATTTAATAAATAATGGCTTCTACTTCAGAATTTAGAAATGGGTTCAGCATGGAACTTGACCATGGATTGTGGACAATCGTTGAGTTTTTGCATGTAAAACCTGGAAAAGGCCCTGCTTTCGTGCGAACAAAACTAAAAAATTTGGTTTCAGGTAAGGTCGTAGATCGTACGTTTCCATCGGGTTATAAAGTAACCGAAGCACGAATTGAAAGACGAACCTATCAGTATTTGTACAACGATCAGATGGGATATCATTTTATGAACAATGAAACCTATAGTCAAATAGCACTCGAAGAAAGCATGATCAATGCTCCTCAGTTTTTACTAGAAGGGCAAAATGTAGATATTTTGTTTCATGCTGAAAAAGAAAAAGCATTGGTTTGTGAACTCCCCCAGTATGTTATCCAAGAAATAACCTATACTGAAACAGGATTAAGAGGAGATACCGCTACCAATGTGACCAAACCTGCTACACTTGCATCAGGAGCAGAAGTCAATGTACCTTTGTTTATCAATCAAGGAGATAAAATTAGGGTCAGCACTGCTGATGGTAGCTATATGGAAAGGGTCAGAGATTAGTATATTTGCAAAAAGAAATGTTTTTCCTTGCATAAATTAGCCAACATTTACATCTTTACAGAAAGAAAATCCTCACTATGGACTTCAAACAAATCAAAGAATTAATTAGACTGATTGATCAAACAGATCTAAGCGAATTAAAAATTGAAACAGAGACCTTCAAAATAAGCCTTCGTTCTAAGGCATATACCGAAGCAGTCAACAAAGGCAAATCGGTCAGTAGCGTTTCTTTTCCTTCTACATCACAGATGCCAACACCTGTTGCTCCTTTAGCAACTGTTGTAAGTGCAACTCCTAATCAAGAAGCAAAAGAACATGCAGTTGGTACAACCGAAAAGTCCAACAACGATAAGCTGTTCACCATCAAATCACCTATGATTGGTACATTTTATCGGTCTTCTTCACCAGACAAACCTCCTTTCATCAAAATTGGTGATACCATTTCAAAAGGAGATGTTCTATGTATTGTAGAAGCCATGAAACTTTTCAACGAGATAGAGTCGGAAATAAATGGTAAGGTTGTAGAAATATTGTTAGACGATTCGTCTCCAGTAGAGTACGACCAAGATTTATTCCGTGTAGAACTTGCCTAGAGAAAGCTCTAATTCAAAAAATAAATTCAAATTCAAACTCAAATAATTCTGTGTCAAAAACATAGACTTTTGATTTTGGTTTTCATTTTGATTGACAATCAGTAACCGATGTTTCAAAAAATACTTATTGCAAATAGAGGAGAAATTGCTTTGCGTGTTATTCGTACCTGCAAAGAAATGGGTATCAAAACAGTAGCTGTTTATTCTACTGCCGATAAGGATAGTTTACATGTCCGTTTTGCAGACGAAGCCGTTTGCATTGGACCTCCCTCTAGCAAGGATTCTTACCTCAATGTACCACATATCATGGCAGCTGCTGAAGTAACAAATGCAGATGCCATTCATCCAGGATATGGATTCTTGGCAGAGAATGCCCACTTTGCAGAAATATGCGCAGATTACAATATCAAATTTATTGGCCCTACTGCTTCAATGATTCGAAGTATGGGGGATAAAATCACCGCAAAGCAAACCATGAGAGAAGCAGGTGTACCTGTTATCCCAGGTTCTGACGGATTGATACACGATATAGAAGAAGGAAAAAAAATAGCAAATGAAATCGGCTATCCTATTATTTTGAAAGCAACCGCAGGTGGTGGAGGAAAAGGTATGAGGGTAGTATGGGATGCCTCTGCTTTTGAGAAGCATTGGGACAGCGCACGTCAAGAGGCAAAAGCTTCTTTTGGAAACGATGGGATTTACATCGAAAAATTTATTGAAGAACCCCGACATATTGAAATTCAAATAGTAGGCGATCAATACGGCAAGGCCTGTCACTTATCAGAAAGAGATTGTAGCATACAACGCCGCCACCAAAAACTAGTGGAAGAATCTCCTTCGCCTTTCATGGATGATGAACTTCGTGAAAAAATGGGTGCAGCGGCTATCAAAGCTGCAAATTCTATCAACTACGAAAGTTTGGGTACAATAGAATTTTTGGTTGATAAATACAGGAATTTCTACTTTATGGAGATGAACACCCGTGTACAAGTAGAACATCCTGTTACAGAGGAGGTTGTTAATTTTGACCTTATCAAAGAACAGATAAAGGTGGCAGCAGGTGTAGCAATTTCTGGAAAAAATTATTATCCGATTGGTCATGCTATTGAATGTCGTATCAATGCAGAAGACCCTTACAACGATTTTCGACCTAGTCCTGGTAAAATCACAGAATTGCATACATCAAAAGGTCATGGTGTGCGTGTAGATACGCATATACATGCAGGATATACTGTTCCTCCTTACTACGATTCTTTGCTTGCAAAAGTAATCGTTCACGCCAATGATAGAGATCAAGCTATTGCTAAAATGAAGCGAGCATTGGAAGAATTTATCATTGAAGGTGTGAAAACTACAATTCCTTTTCACCTCAAATTGATGGATGATGAGCGATTTAGGGAAGGAAACTTCAATACCAGTTTCTTGAATGATTTTGAATACTAAAGATTTGTAATTTTTATTTCATTCTCGTGCGGAAAATCAAACTTTACATTGCTACGAGTATTAATGGCTACATTGCCAAATCAGATGGCAGCGTAGGATGGCTCGATACGATTCCCAATCCTAATCCAACTGATTATGGTTATTTTGACTTCTTGAAAAGCGTTGACACGACCCTAATGGGCAATGCTACCTACCAACAAATCCTTGGCTTTGATGTTCCTTTTCCCTATGCCGATAAAATCAATTATGTGTTTAGTCGAACTCAATCAGGTGTGGATGAATATGCAACTTTTGTAAGTGAAAATATAGTGGAGTTTGTGCAAGAACTGACAACGCAAGAGGGTAAAGATATTTGGCTTGTTGGAGGAGGAGAACTAAATGGCTTTTTTCTGAAAAATGGGCTAATAGATGAAATGATTGTGTCGGTGATGCCTATGGTTTTGGGAAGCGGAATTCCACTTTTTGGAACAGGAGTGAAAGACGTAGAAATTCCGTTTGGCTTAAAAGAGGTGGTTTCCTTTGAAACTGGAGCGGTGCAGTTGGTGTATGAAAAGCATTAAATTACAAAATCTGTGAAATGAGACTTCGATAGTATATTCTTTTTAGACTTTGAAAAGATTACACTAAAAACACAGTTCCCCCCCAAAAAGCGGCTTCCCAATCCAATAAAATTGCCATGAATTGAAACGTTTACCACTTACTTCTTATAAAAATCTCCTCTCGAAGAAGTCATATAATTAGTACCCAATAAACTACGCAACAATTTTGCTGTATTCTCCAAATCAATGAAATCGGGCAATTTTTCCAAGCCATATTGCAAAAATCCCATTTTTTCCTTTTTGCGTTTGCGGAAAATCTGTTCATCATCTGCAAGAGCAGGACTTGCATTGGTTTCGTTATTATCAAGCAACCATTGAAGGTAATCATCCAAAATTCGCAAGATGTAATCCCATTGATCAAAAATGCTTTGTACCAATCCCAAGTCTTGATGGGCATCTTCAATAATCAACAGTTGAATCACCTTTTCTTCCATTGAAGGGCGTGTATCCGCTACTTTCATACTTGGAAAAAGTTTATCAAAATCTCCTTTGACAGTCAATTCATTCAGAGGTGAACCAACCATCACATATTGATGCGTTTCAGGGAAAAGTGACCACATCAATTCATTTAACAATACTGACAAAGTAGCAATGACTTGCAACACTTCTTCTTTTTCAAAACTATCGTCCATCTCTATGGTCAAGATAGCAATTCGTCCCAGATGATATTCACGCACAGGTACTTCTCTTTCACCCACTCTTGTATAGTTAAATGCATTGGTGACAAGACTAATGCCTGTTTTGAAGCTGAAATAACCTTTTGTTATCACATCAAAAGTGCCTTCACACAAATCCAAACTCATTCGACTGCTCGGTTCTTTGTGGTGTGAATTGGTCAAAGGCGGACGTAGTTTGTGCAAAGTCACCTCCAAATCAGGGCGATACGCAATGACCGCTTCTGGAGGATGGTGATTCGCTCGCAGCACCCGATTGTTGTGGTCATACCCCCGCACATTGAAGGGGCGACCATTAAAGGCATGGGTTTGATCGGGTAGGTAGTTTTGAAACAGCAAATCGTAGGAAGTCACCTGCAAAACATTTCTAGCTTGGTCGCTGATTTGCACATTTCGCAAGAAACTCAGTTTGATGTCGTCTTTGATTTTGGGCTGCAAACGGTATTTGACGATTTCTCGGAAACGGTCATCTGCTTTGTCAAATTCAAATACAGTTTTGATAGACAAATAGTTGGATGCTACAATGTCGATACTAAACGCAATTTTGAAAAGTTTGTGCAATTCCTGTTTGACAAAACGAGCATCTGGACTGATCCAACTCAACTGCTCCAAAATGTCCCGTTCTGAAAGGTCGTGATTAACCATGCGCTCCAACAGGGTTCGAGCTACTTCAAAACGGCTGATCATTTTGCGGGAACTCAGTGGATATATAGGAGTTTTGATAAAGTATTCGATGTTGTCTGCCAAATAAGAACGCAGCATATAGGGGGGGGAAACAACGTGGACAAATGCCTGATCTTGTGCATATACTTCCCATTTTTTGAGGGTCGTAATCAGATTGAAGTCCGTATCTCTCGCCAAAATAAAGCTATTGTCGAAAGGTTTCATCAAAAAACTAACCTGTTCGTGTCCAACTTCTTGCACTGCTTTTTGCTTCAATGTGCGTGAAGAAACAGGCGTTTGCATCAAACTACCTGCATTGTTGTCGAGTTCTTCGAGGTATTCGTAAAATGGAAGTTCCTGTTGTCCAACCAATTCGATGTTTTTCATCTGCTCCCTTCTCGGTAACAGAGCCAATACTGCTTCTGCGCCCAAAAACATTTCGATGTGTCCACTCAATACTTTGTGTTGGAAAAAACTATCACCTTCCAATTGCCAACAAATCACAAACGTCTTGCGGGGCATCAAATGACGCATCCGCACCTCTGCCAAGTCTTTTTTGACATCCAAATTTCGCATGACCGAAGATTGCAGTGCTTCTCGATAATTGGAGAGTACAATACTTTGGATATTAGGAGATTGGTCACGCAAAATGCTCAACAAGATGCTATTGGAGGTCAGCGATTCGGAAAAAATTTCGGTGCCATTCAAAAACAAAACGGTCTTCAATTGGTCAAACCATTGATGCGACACGATGTTTTTCTCCAAAATATCGTCTGCCGAACTCACAATAATGCGAGAAGCGAGTTCAACGTCTTCTACTTTATTGAAAATCTGCACTTTCCAAAAATCACGATTGGAGGTAAGTTTGTAGAACCAATCGTTGATCCATTCGATGATTTCTTGGTGGTATTCAGAATTGGCATAACATCTTTTTGCAGTCAATACCAAAATATTCTCTCCATCCATCAATCGCCGCATGAAAACGGTGAACAAAATCGGAGCTGTATGGTCAGTAATCACATCATCAATCAATAAATCCGTTCTTTTGGTAAGTTCTTCAATGATATGATAATCATTGATATTCAGCTTATAACCAGCACTAATGAGGTTTTGGGCTTCAATAATATCGATTTTTGAAGGTGGATGCAATTCTATTCCTTTTGCCTTGTAGTACCAAGCTACCAATACTTTTTCTTCCCAGATTCGTTGGTATTCCTCCCAAAGATTGTAATAGTCCAGAGGCACTTCAAGGGTAGGTTTGGTTTCGGGCATGTCTTCGGGAGATTCAATTCGTGGGTGTTGCAAATACCAAAAAAGTTCTACCACAATGAGCAGTGAAAAACCGCCTAAAGCTGAAAAAGTAGGAAAATCATCGTTGTAGGCTTCTACAATTTTGAGGAAAAACACGACCAAAAACAAACCCAATCCAAACCATCGAAGATAGCCGAAATACATACCAGGATAGACCCATTCTTTCTTCAATACCGAACCTTGTTTGGGGTCTTGTTTGTAGGCAAGTGACCACTTTGGAATTGAAGGTTGACCTGCTTGTTTTCCTTTAAAAATCCGTCCTCCCTCATTGACTACCAACTTGATAAGCGCAAAAACTCCAATCATCAAAAGCGTATAAACCAACTCTGCATAGGCTTTGAAGCCTTCAATGTCGTACAATACAGAATCCAATTCAAAGAAAAGGTACACAGAACCAATCATCCACAAAATAGAGAGATACACGCACCAATGTTGTCGATAACGCTCCCCCATTTTGCGGTTGCCAATGAGAAGTAGGATGTAAAGGGCAGCAAAGGATATTAGTAAGAAAAAAATGTTTTCCATATTTTTTTAAAAATAAGATTGGAATGTGTTGGGATTTTTGGCAATTTGCAAAAGCATCAACATTCTCAAAAGAAAAATCTAAAATACGCTAATTATTTATTTTATAATCCTTTTTGTGGGTAAAAAGCTGAAAGAATGATAAACCTGTCTAAATTGAGAATAGTTCCCGCTTCAACTGTTGAAGTAGTTAGCGGCACAGGCAATTAACTTTGGTTAGTAGTGTTCGGTCAATCTTGAATTAAAGAATCACTTGCTCAAATACATATTTTTAAAAAAAATATTTTTAACTAAATTATATTGAATCCTTAATACTTGTAGGTCTTGTTATAAGTGTAATCAATAATTAGTTTTATTGGCATAAAGTGCAGATTTTTTTTTATTGCTCTTTCCTACCCCAACCCAATCACCTTCACAATCCGATCCACATCCACGTGTTTGTCAAACAATTCAATCGCTCGTTTCACCTTTTGAGGAGTTTTAGTGTTGATTTTCACTTCAATTTGGTTGAGTTTGGTAATCGCCTCGTAGGTATCATAGTTGGTGCGTATTGTTGCGATGTGGTGTCGTTTCAAAAAATCCGCATTTTTCTTAGAAACCTCATCGTCGCCTGTCAGCACCAATCCAGCAAGGTGTGGCTCCGTATTTTGTTGTTTCCAAAAAGCTCGAAGTCTGTCCAATGCGGCGTTCAGTCGTCGGCTGCTGACCATGAGGAGGTACTGTACATTTTTGTCCAAATCTTGTCTTTCGGTCAGTGAACCTGCCAAATAATCCTGCACCAAATTGCCCATTCCTTCCTCACCGCAGAAAATCTCTCCCCTCAGTGTTTTCTTCACCGTTGACATTTGTGGATAGGCAAGCTCTTTTTCGAAGGGTAAAAAACCAAAAATCTCAATCCCTAACTGTTCCAAGCGTTTGTGTAAGTAGTTTTGCACCTTGTCCATTTTGTTTTCCAACACTTTGTTGATAATCACGCCATGAACTTGTACGCCAGAGTAAGCAAAAAAATGTTTGCAGAGCATCAAGCGATCCACCGTACTCCCAATTCCACCTTCCACAATCAGCACCACACCTGTATTCAAAAACTTGGCTACCTGAGCATTGGAGTAATCCACCACCGAACAAACCCCGGGGTGTCCAGTTCCTTCATACACCACTACTTCATGGCGGTTCTCCAATATTTTT
The Chitinophagales bacterium genome window above contains:
- a CDS encoding beta-ketoacyl-ACP synthase III, with the protein product MSKQLAAITGVHGYLPDYVLTNKELEQIVDTNDEWIVTRTGIKERRILKGEGLGTSDMAVEAVKGLLEKRNLQPTDIDLLICATTTPDMFFPSTANLICHKIGAAPAGSFDILAACSGFLYALSVGAKFIESGTYRRVVVVGADKMSSIVNYEDRTTCIIFGDGAAAVLLEPAQEGVGIKDEILRSDGSGAKHLHMKAGGSKRPASIETVTNKEHYIFQDGKAVFKFAVKNMADVSAEIMERNNLTGEDVAWLVPHQANKRIIDATARRMGLTEDKVMLNIERYGNTTAATIPLCLWDWEKELKRGDNIILAAFGGGFTWGAVYLQWAYNS
- the accB gene encoding acetyl-CoA carboxylase biotin carboxyl carrier protein — its product is MDFKQIKELIRLIDQTDLSELKIETETFKISLRSKAYTEAVNKGKSVSSVSFPSTSQMPTPVAPLATVVSATPNQEAKEHAVGTTEKSNNDKLFTIKSPMIGTFYRSSSPDKPPFIKIGDTISKGDVLCIVEAMKLFNEIESEINGKVVEILLDDSSPVEYDQDLFRVELA
- a CDS encoding vanadium-dependent haloperoxidase, encoding MNKLIFIALLGIFLLNGCKDANHQKSDSAKSGITEEEPRGTDNIAYKWGEIALTATANDTEKFKPRPTITSRYLGLIFTAVFDAWSRYDSTSTPVYLTNVERRPESEQTLKNKEIAISYAALRAMNEYYYSDSVLFEQFMKELGFDPNNHSMDATTPEGIGNLAAQAVIEARKHDGANQYGEEENSNGQPYFDYAGYQPVNSVDKNVDPNRWQPKYFSDGKGGKFAPGCLTPFWDKVKPIALKSSDQFRPGPPPMIGSEQLEKEVQEVIELQANLTDEQRALVEFMRDGPKSVQQAGHWLNFAQDVSRRDNHTLDEDVKMYFLNQVTAMDAFIASWESKMYYDFARPYALVHQYYEDQVIKAWGGPEKGMMEMKGQEWRPYSPETFLCPPFPSYVSGHSTISGACSEALKLYTGSDKFGEEVDLVPGILTEPDNLGDTITLHFPTFTETANMAGISRVLGGYHIQADNVAGLELGRNVAHEVWKFYNKHIEGTTM
- the accC gene encoding acetyl-CoA carboxylase biotin carboxylase subunit; translated protein: MFQKILIANRGEIALRVIRTCKEMGIKTVAVYSTADKDSLHVRFADEAVCIGPPSSKDSYLNVPHIMAAAEVTNADAIHPGYGFLAENAHFAEICADYNIKFIGPTASMIRSMGDKITAKQTMREAGVPVIPGSDGLIHDIEEGKKIANEIGYPIILKATAGGGGKGMRVVWDASAFEKHWDSARQEAKASFGNDGIYIEKFIEEPRHIEIQIVGDQYGKACHLSERDCSIQRRHQKLVEESPSPFMDDELREKMGAAAIKAANSINYESLGTIEFLVDKYRNFYFMEMNTRVQVEHPVTEEVVNFDLIKEQIKVAAGVAISGKNYYPIGHAIECRINAEDPYNDFRPSPGKITELHTSKGHGVRVDTHIHAGYTVPPYYDSLLAKVIVHANDRDQAIAKMKRALEEFIIEGVKTTIPFHLKLMDDERFREGNFNTSFLNDFEY
- a CDS encoding dihydrofolate reductase family protein — encoded protein: MRKIKLYIATSINGYIAKSDGSVGWLDTIPNPNPTDYGYFDFLKSVDTTLMGNATYQQILGFDVPFPYADKINYVFSRTQSGVDEYATFVSENIVEFVQELTTQEGKDIWLVGGGELNGFFLKNGLIDEMIVSVMPMVLGSGIPLFGTGVKDVEIPFGLKEVVSFETGAVQLVYEKH
- the efp gene encoding elongation factor P, which encodes MASTSEFRNGFSMELDHGLWTIVEFLHVKPGKGPAFVRTKLKNLVSGKVVDRTFPSGYKVTEARIERRTYQYLYNDQMGYHFMNNETYSQIALEESMINAPQFLLEGQNVDILFHAEKEKALVCELPQYVIQEITYTETGLRGDTATNVTKPATLASGAEVNVPLFINQGDKIRVSTADGSYMERVRD
- a CDS encoding DUF177 domain-containing protein; amino-acid sequence: MNHLLERNSGTLKTFNIPFMGLKKGVHQFQYIIDSSFFKEFEHSPIEEGVLEVDLEFNKKHNFFELDFQIEGKIKAECDRCSDDFNLGVDVEDQIIIQIQQAENISDERDLDILSIPTDSIVINVAHLIYEIIVLSLPIRKNCSDDSIDGKKCNAKIIKILKKNQHSEENVTDPRWEALLKLKDNNNNN
- a CDS encoding MFS transporter, which encodes MKQERFILFLLATINFTNIVDVMIMMPLGDVFMKLYDISPQQFSWLVSSYALGAFFSSLTGMFLIDRFDRKKALLFIYCGFTIGTFLCAFAFSYVSFLIIRFTTGIFGGMIGALVLSVVSDIYPFERRGSAMGILTAAFSAAAALGVPLGLFLAEKFDWYAPFLFVSGTGIIILTQIVLRFPVMTEHLQHRVKNKSLISVVTDITTDSNQLYALLLGIILVLGHFIIIPFIAPYMIRNVGFTQGQITWMYFAGGLATVFSAPIIGKLTDRFGALKLFYALMIISFIPVLLITNMPPIPVLVALIATTLFFILGSGRMIPPQAMITASVGPKNRGSFMSVKSAFQQLGIFLASIISGALVVDNGSGTLSGYHLVGYLSIGISLIGLLLAKKLKVAAGN
- the rpmF gene encoding 50S ribosomal protein L32, whose translation is MAHPKRKISKTRRDKRRTHVKAVAPTLAKDSTTNQTHLFHRAHWYEGKLYYKGQLVIDNVSE